A part of Setaria viridis chromosome 8, Setaria_viridis_v4.0, whole genome shotgun sequence genomic DNA contains:
- the LOC117834097 gene encoding uncharacterized protein gives MADSKKKYRAREIEFLGQQRHIVLQDVGGWSPLVEVVNVLLLGDELPEGIIFQSKAHGEKYIEKYMMESVLDTCLVRRLQTLVKLGTLTRAQVDQHLPEYRKVIVSLSKTFTIYPKFTRTNDFEDTSDKLLYSAVGIAIYHGWLMNPQDTDTSEAVGIESSAKLIIEADELMKSESKGKTDRWSLLQSIWNNQFTSYGFAHLCNDVPEGVLCLLYRDERINVLYKHKGMLHVLVTAQDVLENYPDALWRKLEKVDEDGDLLTSSFGPINVTWRENERNLIEDERKAVKQKETHRLKNAKKRGRRKDKKNTVTQDESGEANKDLGAEAEANTAGDRGPASPKYGVLGPSQDNMLRDGFMKFLKEYLLDGKSYFRDQVELMHLKGTSHLIICYGWIKTYDKELAVSICSNYFRAAEDLKLCFCDYFHSIIQENSVDTDKVELYTKIKLTICCLPLRT, from the exons ATGGCAGACTCTAAGAAAAAGTACAGGGCACGTGAAATTGAGTTCCTTGGTCAACAAAGGCACATTGTTCTTCAAGATGTTGGTGGATGGTCTCCCCTCGTGGAAGTGGTCAATGTTCTTCTCCTCGGAGATGAATTACCAGAAGGAATCATATTTCAGAGCAAAGCTCATGGTGAGAAGTATATTGAAAAGTACATGATGGAGAGTGTGCTAGACACCTGTTTGGTGAGGAGACTGCAAACACTGGTGAAGCTTGGTACACTTACCCGAGCTCAGGTGGATCAACACTTGCCAGAGTATCGGAAGGTCATCGTTTCCCTCTCCAAGACATTCACTATATATCCCAAATTCACAAG GACCAACGACTTTGAGGATACCTCGGATAAACTTTTGTATAGTGCTGTGGGCATTGCTATTTATCACGGATGGCTGATGAACCCTCAG gaTACCGACACCAGCGAAGCAGTTGGCATTGAAAGTTCTGCGAAGTTGATTATCGAAGCTGACGAGTTGATGAAATCTGAATCCAAAGGCAAAACTGACAGATGGTCGCTTCTTCAAAGTATTTGGAACAACCAGTTCACTTCGTATGG GTTTGCTCATTTGTGTAATGATGTCCCAGAAGGGGTTTTGTGTCTGTTATACAGGGATGAAAGAATCAATGTGCTGTACAAG CATAAAGGAATGTTGCATGTTCTAGTGACTGCTCAAGACGTATTGGAAAATTATCCTGATGCACTGTGGAGGAAGTTGGAGAAG GTTGACGAAGATGGTGATCTACTGACGAGCTCCTTTGGTCCAATAAATGTAACCTGGCGTGAAAATGAACGAAATCTGATCGAAGATGAGAGGAAAGCTGTAAAAca GAAAGAAACCCACCGCTTGAAAAATGCGAAGAAGCGTGGGAgaagaaaagataaaaagaacACGGTAACACAAGATGAAAGTGGGGAGGCAAATAAAGATCTTGGTGCTGAAGCGGAAGCCAATACAGCTGGAGATAGAGGACCAGCCTCACCAAAATATGGAGTTTTAGGCCCTTCCCAAGATAATATGTTGAGGGATGGATTTATGAAATTTTTAAAGGA GTATCTACTTGATGGAAAATCGTACTTCAGGGATCAAGTGGAATTGATGCATTTGAAAGGCACTTCCCATTTGATCATTTGTTATGGTTGGATTAAGACATATGACAAAGAGCTTGCCGTATCTATTTGCAGTAACTACTTTAG gGCTGCAGAGGATCTGAAGCTATGCTTTTGTGATTATTTTCATTCAATAATCCAAGAAAATTCTGTTGACACGGATAAAGTTGAACTGTATACAAAGATCAAGCTTACAATTTGCTGCTTGCCTCTACGTACATAA